In the genome of Thunnus maccoyii chromosome 15, fThuMac1.1, whole genome shotgun sequence, one region contains:
- the tent5bb gene encoding terminal nucleotidyltransferase 5Bb → MSSGDASDLSRRVSVLSWDQVRRLDSILGESVPIHGRGNFPTLSVQPRQIVQVVRARLEERGVVVRDVKLNGSAASHVLHQDNGLGYKDLDLIFGLSLTDDKTFRLVKDVVLDCLVDFLPEGVCRERITALALKEAYVQKLVKVCNETDRWSLISLSNNTGKNVELKFVDSLRRQFEFSVDSFQITLDSLLLFDRCSETAMSETFHPTVQGESMYGDFEEALGHLRSRTIATRSPEEIRGGGLLKYCHLLVRGFRPSSEAQIKQMQRYMCSRFFIDFPDINEQHRKLGAYLQNHFAGMEHKRYDYLVTLRRVVDESTVCLMGHERRQTLALISALALRVMAEQNAIPALSNITCYYQPAPYVRDVNFSNYYVAQVQSPVPTCSNSYQTWLPCS, encoded by the exons ATGTCCTCCGGTGATGCCTCGGATCTGAGTCGGCGGGTCAGCGTGCTTTCTTGGGATCAGGTGCGGCGTTTGGACTCCATCCTGGGAGAGAGCGTCCCGATCCACGGCCGAGGAAACTTCCCCACGCTGTCCGTGCAGCCCCGACAGATCGTTCAG GTGGTCAGGGCTCGACTGGAGGAGCGGGGCGTGGTGGTGCGTGATGTCAAGCTAAATGGCTCGGCAGCCAGCCATGTGCTTCACCAGGACAATGGCCTTGGCTACAAAGACCTGGACTTGATCTTCGGCCTGAGTCTGACTGACGACAAAACGTTCCGGCTGGTGAAAGACGTGGTGCTTGACTGCCTGGTGGACTTCTTGCCTGAAGGGGTGTGCAGGGAGCGAATTACAGCCCTCGCCCTGAAGGAGGCGTACGTCCAGAAACTGGTGAAAGTTTGCAATGAGACGGACCGTTGGAGCCTCATCTCGCTGTCCAACAACACCGGCAAGAACGTGGAACTGAAGTTTGTGGACTCCCTGCGGAGGCAGTTTGAGTTCAGTGTTGACTCCTTCCAGATCACTCTGGACTCGTTGCTGCTCTTCGACCGCTGCTCGGAGACGGCCATGTCTGAAACCTTCCACCCCACAGTGCAGGGGGAGAGCATGTATGGAGACTTTGAGGAAGCTTTGGGTCACCTTCGCTCCAGGACTATCGCCACCCGCAGCCCAGAAGAGATCCGGGGCGGCGGGCTGCTCAAGtactgccacctgctggtgCGAGGCTTCAGGCCATCCTCGGAGGCTCAGATAAAACAGATGCAGCGCTACATGTGCTCGCGCTTCTTCATCGACTTCCCCGACATAAACGAGCAGCATAGGAAACTGGGGGCGTATCTGCAGAACCACTTTGCGGGCATGGAGCACAAGCGCTACGATTACCTGGTGACGTTGAGGCGGGTGGTGGATGAGAGCACTGTGTGTCTGATGGGCCACGAGCGCAGACAGACGCTGGCACTTATTTCCGCACTGGCGCTGCGAGTAATGGCCGAACAGAATGCTATCCCTGCTCTGTCCAACATCACCTGCTACTACCAGCCCGCTCCCTATGTCAGAGACGTCAACTTCAGCAACTACTATGTGGCACAAGTTCAGTCACCAGTGCCTACATGCAGTAACTCTTATCAGACATGGCTGCCTTGCAGCTGA